In a single window of the Bradyrhizobium erythrophlei genome:
- the urtA gene encoding urea ABC transporter substrate-binding protein, producing the protein MSDDTKQGLQSAFRRKLLMGMAAIPALTMLPRPSFAEAPATSVINTTGLAVTDTEVTCGILHSATGTMAISETGSIESEKLAISQINEAGGILGRKIKIIQEDGASDWPTFAEKAKKLLVNDKVAAIMGCWTSASRKAVLPVLEQYNGMLYYPTFYEGLEQSKNVIYTGQEATQQILAGLNWINKEKGAKSFFFIGSDYIWPRTSNKIARKHIEGHLTGCKVVGEEYYPLGNTQFNSVINKIKLTKPDVIFADVVGGSNVAFYKQLKAAGIDLSKQLLLTISVTEDEIDGIGGENIAGAYACMKYFQSLDNPNNKLFVPAFKKMWGEKTVIGDVTQAAYLGPWLWKLTAEKAGSFDIDKIAAASPGVEFKGAPEGYVRIHENHHLWSKTRVGRAKLDGQFELVFETKDLVEPDPFPKGYQ; encoded by the coding sequence ATGTCAGACGACACTAAACAGGGGTTGCAGTCGGCATTTCGCCGCAAGCTGCTGATGGGAATGGCGGCAATTCCCGCTTTAACGATGCTTCCTCGGCCGTCCTTTGCAGAAGCGCCGGCAACTTCCGTGATCAACACCACCGGCCTCGCGGTTACCGACACGGAAGTTACCTGCGGCATCTTGCATTCGGCCACCGGCACGATGGCGATTTCGGAAACCGGGTCGATCGAGTCCGAGAAGCTCGCCATCTCGCAGATCAACGAAGCCGGCGGCATCCTCGGCCGCAAGATCAAGATCATCCAGGAAGACGGCGCCAGCGATTGGCCGACCTTCGCGGAAAAGGCCAAGAAGCTCCTCGTCAACGACAAGGTCGCGGCGATCATGGGTTGCTGGACCTCGGCTTCGCGCAAGGCGGTGTTGCCGGTTCTCGAGCAGTATAACGGCATGCTCTACTACCCGACCTTCTACGAAGGCCTCGAGCAGTCCAAGAACGTGATCTACACCGGTCAGGAAGCCACTCAGCAGATTCTCGCCGGCCTGAACTGGATCAACAAGGAGAAGGGCGCGAAGTCGTTTTTCTTCATCGGTTCGGACTACATCTGGCCCCGCACCTCGAACAAGATCGCGCGCAAGCATATCGAGGGCCATCTCACGGGCTGCAAGGTCGTCGGAGAGGAATATTATCCGCTCGGCAACACCCAGTTCAACTCGGTCATCAACAAGATCAAGCTGACCAAGCCCGACGTGATCTTCGCCGACGTCGTCGGCGGCTCCAACGTCGCGTTCTACAAGCAGCTCAAGGCGGCCGGTATCGATCTGTCCAAGCAGCTGCTGCTGACGATCTCCGTGACCGAGGACGAAATCGACGGCATCGGCGGCGAGAACATCGCGGGCGCCTATGCCTGCATGAAGTACTTCCAGTCGCTCGACAATCCGAACAACAAGCTGTTCGTCCCCGCGTTCAAGAAGATGTGGGGCGAGAAGACCGTGATCGGCGACGTGACGCAGGCTGCCTATCTCGGCCCGTGGCTGTGGAAGTTAACGGCGGAGAAGGCCGGAAGCTTCGACATCGACAAGATCGCGGCGGCTTCGCCCGGCGTCGAGTTCAAGGGTGCGCCGGAAGGTTATGTCCGCATCCACGAAAATCATCACCTCTGGTCGAAGACTCGTGTCGGCCGCGCCAAGCTCGACGGCCAGTTCGAACTGGTGTTCGAGACCAAGGATCTGGTCGAGCCGGATCCGTTCCCGAAGGGCTACCAGTAG
- the urtB gene encoding urea ABC transporter permease subunit UrtB, with protein sequence MFGDYSIGDLGSIFAMQGFAGLILFSVYVLMALGLAIIFGQMGVINMAHGEFMILGAYVTWMTSNFFQAYLPGLFAGYFFVAMVLAFMASGVLGMLVEWVLIRHLYKRPLDTLLATWGLSLILQQAYRSIFGAREVGVELPQWMLGSLHVSDSIEVPINGIFVMCLTVLITIVVAYIMYKSRAGRQVRAVVQNRVMAGAVGINTEKVDRYTFGLGCGIAGIAGSAFTMIGSTGPTSGQLYIVDTFLVVVFGGAASLLGTIASAFSISQTQSTLEFFMSGSMAKVITLLAVVGILMLRPQGLFALKVRK encoded by the coding sequence ATGTTCGGCGACTATTCGATTGGTGATCTCGGCTCCATCTTCGCCATGCAGGGTTTTGCCGGCCTGATTCTGTTTTCCGTCTACGTGCTGATGGCGCTCGGACTTGCCATCATCTTCGGCCAGATGGGCGTCATCAACATGGCTCATGGCGAGTTCATGATCCTGGGCGCCTACGTGACCTGGATGACCTCGAACTTTTTCCAGGCCTACCTTCCCGGATTGTTCGCAGGCTACTTCTTCGTTGCGATGGTATTGGCTTTTATGGCGTCCGGGGTGCTCGGAATGCTGGTGGAATGGGTGCTGATCCGTCATCTCTACAAGCGTCCGCTGGATACGCTGCTCGCCACCTGGGGCCTGAGCCTGATCCTGCAGCAGGCCTACCGCTCGATTTTCGGCGCCCGTGAAGTCGGCGTCGAACTGCCGCAGTGGATGCTCGGCTCGCTACATGTTTCCGACAGCATCGAGGTGCCGATCAACGGCATCTTCGTGATGTGTCTTACCGTGCTGATCACGATCGTGGTCGCCTACATCATGTACAAGTCTCGCGCCGGCCGTCAGGTTCGCGCCGTCGTGCAAAACCGCGTCATGGCGGGCGCCGTCGGCATCAACACCGAGAAGGTCGATCGCTACACCTTCGGGCTGGGATGCGGCATCGCCGGCATCGCCGGCAGCGCCTTTACCATGATCGGCTCGACCGGGCCGACCTCCGGTCAGCTCTACATCGTAGACACCTTCCTGGTGGTGGTGTTTGGCGGTGCAGCGAGCTTGCTCGGCACGATCGCGTCCGCCTTCAGCATCTCGCAGACGCAGTCGACACTCGAGTTTTTCATGTCCGGATCGATGGCGAAGGTCATCACGCTGCTTGCCGTTGTCGGAATTCTGATGCTGCGGCCGCAGGGTCTGTTCGCCCTCAAGGTCCGCAAATAA
- the urtC gene encoding urea ABC transporter permease subunit UrtC translates to MLTNRFANRSELIGIAVLAVFLVVILPLCLDVFRLNLVAKYLTYAFVALGLVVCWGYCGILSLGQGVFFGLGGYCMAMFLKLEASSPENTKIQSTPGIPDFMDWNQITSLPAFWKPFHSLSFTIAAVILVPGIFALIIGAAMFKRRVGGTYFAIITQAVAAILTILIVGQQGYTGGINGMTDLRTLKGWDIRPDHAKIVLYFFEVGCLFVCIFIAQFIRHSKLGRILVAMRDKEDRVRFSGYSVANFKIFAFCVAAVFAAIGGAMFALNVGFMSPSFVGIVPSIEMVIYTAVGGRLSILGAVYGTLLVNFAKTSLSESFPELWLFGLGGLFIAVVLAFPNGLAGIWSDYVQPHIDRLFASRKPDWTAVDSSVADGAPAE, encoded by the coding sequence ATGCTCACCAATCGTTTCGCAAATCGATCGGAGCTTATCGGAATTGCGGTGCTCGCCGTTTTCCTGGTGGTGATCCTTCCGCTCTGTCTCGACGTCTTCCGGCTCAATCTGGTCGCGAAATACCTCACCTATGCCTTCGTCGCTCTCGGGTTGGTGGTTTGCTGGGGGTATTGCGGAATTCTCAGCCTGGGGCAGGGAGTGTTCTTTGGCCTCGGCGGCTACTGCATGGCGATGTTTCTGAAACTCGAAGCATCGAGCCCGGAAAACACCAAGATCCAGTCGACCCCCGGCATTCCCGATTTCATGGACTGGAATCAGATCACCTCGCTGCCGGCGTTCTGGAAGCCGTTCCACAGCCTGAGTTTCACAATAGCCGCGGTGATCCTGGTTCCCGGCATATTCGCCCTCATCATCGGTGCGGCCATGTTCAAGCGCCGCGTCGGCGGCACGTACTTCGCCATCATTACGCAGGCGGTCGCGGCTATCCTGACGATCCTGATCGTCGGGCAGCAGGGCTACACCGGCGGCATCAACGGCATGACCGATCTGCGAACCCTGAAGGGCTGGGATATCCGGCCGGACCACGCCAAGATCGTGCTTTATTTCTTCGAGGTGGGATGCCTGTTCGTTTGCATCTTCATCGCGCAATTCATCCGGCACTCGAAACTCGGCCGCATTCTGGTCGCGATGCGCGACAAAGAAGACCGGGTCCGCTTCTCCGGTTATAGCGTCGCCAACTTCAAGATCTTTGCCTTCTGCGTCGCCGCCGTATTCGCCGCGATCGGTGGCGCCATGTTCGCCCTCAACGTCGGCTTCATGTCGCCATCTTTTGTCGGCATCGTGCCCTCGATCGAGATGGTGATCTATACGGCGGTCGGCGGCCGGCTCTCGATCCTCGGAGCGGTGTACGGCACGCTGCTTGTCAACTTCGCCAAGACCAGCCTGTCGGAATCCTTCCCCGAACTGTGGCTGTTCGGACTCGGCGGCCTGTTCATCGCGGTTGTTCTCGCCTTTCCGAACGGCCTTGCCGGCATCTGGAGCGACTATGTGCAGCCGCATATCGACCGGCTGTTCGCCTCGCGCAAACCCGACTGGACCGCCGTCGACAGTTCCGTCGCCGACGGCGCGCCGGCCGAGTGA
- the urtD gene encoding urea ABC transporter ATP-binding protein UrtD, protein MLVGHQPREFLLSVEGLTVSFDGFKAVNDLSFYVDENEIRVIIGPNGAGKTTVLDLICGKTRATSGSIHFRDKDLTKMKENQIVQAGVGRKFQNPSIYEDLTVFENLEISFPRGRTVFGALTFTRDAIVRDRVHEVAEMIFLKDRLNVSAELLSHGQKQWLEIGMLLIQDPELLMLDEPVAGMSVSERVKTAELLNRIIKDRSVLVIEHDMKFVEDIAHKVTVLHQGQILSEGTMEHVKNDPKVIEVYLGH, encoded by the coding sequence ATGCTCGTAGGTCACCAGCCCAGGGAATTTCTGCTGTCGGTCGAGGGACTGACGGTTTCGTTCGACGGCTTCAAGGCGGTCAACGATCTCTCTTTCTATGTCGATGAAAACGAAATCAGGGTCATTATCGGCCCCAATGGCGCCGGCAAGACGACGGTGCTCGATCTGATCTGCGGCAAGACCCGGGCGACATCAGGTTCGATTCATTTCCGTGACAAGGATCTCACGAAAATGAAGGAGAATCAGATCGTGCAGGCCGGTGTCGGCCGCAAGTTCCAGAATCCGTCGATCTACGAGGATCTTACCGTGTTCGAGAACCTCGAGATTTCGTTTCCCCGCGGCCGTACCGTGTTTGGTGCGCTGACGTTCACGCGCGACGCCATCGTGCGCGACCGTGTCCACGAAGTGGCAGAAATGATCTTCCTGAAAGACCGGCTGAACGTGAGTGCCGAACTGCTCAGCCACGGCCAGAAGCAGTGGCTCGAAATCGGCATGCTGTTGATTCAGGATCCCGAACTGCTGATGCTGGATGAGCCGGTAGCCGGCATGAGTGTCAGCGAACGCGTCAAGACCGCCGAGCTTCTCAATCGGATCATCAAGGACCGTTCGGTGCTGGTGATCGAGCACGACATGAAATTCGTCGAGGACATCGCCCACAAGGTCACGGTGCTGCATCAAGGCCAGATCCTGTCTGAAGGCACGATGGAGCACGTCAAGAACGATCCGAAGGTCATCGAAGTCTATCTCGGGCACTAG
- the urtE gene encoding urea ABC transporter ATP-binding subunit UrtE, with the protein MLAISDLHVAYGQSEVLHGLNVSVAPNEIVAIMGRNGMGKTTLMKSLMGIVPTRSGSVNMEGAELSKLKSYERVARGLAYVPQGRMIFSAMTVKENIETGLVASGEKEVPGDLYELFPVLLEMKGRRGGNLSGGQQQQLAIARALATKPKVLLLDEPTEGIQPSIIKEMARTLKRIRDTRGLSIIVSEQVLSFALDVADRVLVIENGEIVRDEVRDGIDAGQIAKYLSV; encoded by the coding sequence ATGCTGGCTATCTCCGATTTGCATGTCGCCTACGGCCAGAGCGAAGTGCTGCACGGCCTCAACGTGTCAGTCGCGCCCAACGAGATCGTCGCGATCATGGGCCGCAACGGCATGGGCAAGACCACGCTGATGAAGTCGCTGATGGGAATCGTGCCCACCAGAAGCGGCTCGGTGAACATGGAAGGCGCCGAGCTCAGTAAGCTGAAGAGCTATGAGCGGGTGGCAAGGGGCCTGGCCTATGTGCCGCAAGGCCGCATGATCTTCTCTGCCATGACGGTCAAGGAAAATATCGAAACCGGCCTCGTCGCGTCGGGCGAAAAGGAAGTGCCGGGCGACCTCTATGAGTTGTTTCCGGTGCTGCTGGAGATGAAGGGCCGCCGCGGCGGCAACCTTTCCGGAGGTCAGCAGCAACAACTGGCGATCGCGCGGGCGCTGGCCACCAAGCCCAAGGTGCTGCTGCTGGATGAGCCGACCGAAGGTATTCAGCCTTCGATCATCAAGGAGATGGCCCGCACCCTGAAGCGGATCCGCGACACCCGCGGCCTTTCCATCATCGTCTCCGAACAGGTGCTGAGCTTCGCGCTCGACGTCGCCGACCGCGTGCTCGTCATCGAGAACGGCGAGATCGTCCGCGACGAAGTGCGCGACGGCATCGATGCGGGGCAGATCGCCAAATATTTGTCAGTTTAA
- the fmdA gene encoding formamidase, whose translation MPDTLIKVDLTQSAYDNDMIHNRWHPDVPIVAWVSPGDDFIVETYDWTGGFIKNNDSADDVRDIDLSIVHFLSGPIGVKGAEPGDLLVVDLLDIGPKKESLWGFNGFFSKKNGGGFLTEHFPLAQKSIWDIKGLYTSSRHIPGVNFAGLVHPGLIGCLPDPKMLAMWNERENALIATNPTRVPPLANPPFAATAHAGRAKGDAKAKVGAEGARTVPPREHGGNCDIKDLSRGSKIYFPVYVPGGGLSMGDLHFSQGDGEITFCGAIEMAGWVHLKVDIIKDGVSKYGIKNPIFKPSPITPNYKDYLIFEGISVDEGGKQHYLDVHIAYRQACLNAIEYLKKFGYSGAQAYTILGVAPVQGHISGVVDIPNACATLYLPTEIFDFDIMPSSAGPIEHIKGGVDVSVSPDK comes from the coding sequence ATGCCAGATACACTGATCAAGGTCGATCTCACGCAGTCGGCCTACGACAACGACATGATACACAACCGCTGGCATCCCGACGTTCCGATAGTGGCGTGGGTCAGTCCGGGCGATGACTTCATCGTCGAGACCTACGACTGGACCGGCGGTTTCATCAAGAACAACGATTCTGCCGACGACGTCCGCGACATCGACCTGTCGATTGTGCATTTTCTGTCCGGCCCGATCGGTGTCAAGGGCGCTGAGCCCGGCGATCTCCTGGTGGTCGATCTGCTCGACATCGGCCCGAAGAAGGAGAGCCTGTGGGGCTTCAATGGCTTCTTCTCCAAGAAAAATGGCGGCGGATTTCTGACCGAGCATTTTCCGCTGGCGCAGAAATCGATCTGGGACATCAAGGGCCTGTACACGTCGTCGCGTCACATTCCCGGCGTGAATTTTGCGGGCCTGGTCCATCCCGGCCTGATCGGCTGTCTGCCGGATCCGAAAATGCTGGCAATGTGGAACGAGCGCGAGAACGCGCTGATCGCAACCAACCCGACCCGCGTGCCGCCACTCGCCAACCCGCCCTTCGCCGCCACCGCCCATGCCGGTCGTGCGAAGGGAGATGCCAAGGCCAAGGTCGGCGCCGAAGGCGCCCGGACCGTGCCGCCGCGCGAGCATGGCGGCAATTGCGACATCAAGGATCTTTCGCGCGGTTCGAAGATTTACTTCCCGGTCTATGTGCCCGGCGGCGGTCTCTCGATGGGCGACCTGCATTTCAGCCAGGGCGACGGCGAGATCACCTTCTGCGGCGCGATCGAAATGGCCGGCTGGGTGCATCTCAAGGTCGATATCATCAAGGACGGCGTTTCGAAGTACGGCATCAAGAATCCCATCTTCAAGCCGTCGCCGATTACGCCGAACTACAAGGATTATCTGATCTTCGAAGGCATCTCGGTCGACGAAGGCGGCAAACAGCATTACCTCGATGTGCATATCGCCTATCGTCAGGCCTGCCTCAACGCGATCGAATATCTCAAGAAGTTCGGCTATTCCGGCGCCCAGGCCTATACGATTTTGGGCGTTGCTCCGGTGCAGGGACATATCAGCGGCGTCGTGGATATTCCGAATGCCTGCGCCACGCTGTATCTGCCGACGGAGATTTTCGATTTCGATATCATGCCGTCGTCGGCCGGGCCGATAGAGCACATCAAGGGTGGTGTTGACGTATCGGTCTCACCCGACAAGTGA
- a CDS encoding FmdB family zinc ribbon protein — translation MPVYEYLCNDCGPFTDMRPMAECDAPQDCPQCEGVSPRVILTAPNFFCMPSDKRKAHATNERSANAPMTVGEYKASHAPGCGCCSSKPSRLVKRTRSGAKSFPTARPWMISH, via the coding sequence ATGCCGGTCTACGAGTATCTCTGCAACGATTGCGGCCCGTTCACGGACATGCGGCCGATGGCGGAATGCGACGCGCCGCAGGATTGTCCGCAATGCGAGGGCGTCTCGCCGCGCGTCATTCTGACCGCGCCGAACTTCTTCTGCATGCCCTCGGACAAGCGCAAGGCCCACGCCACCAACGAGCGCAGCGCCAATGCGCCCATGACCGTCGGCGAATACAAGGCGTCGCATGCGCCCGGCTGCGGCTGCTGCTCAAGCAAACCTTCGCGGCTTGTAAAGCGGACCAGGAGTGGGGCGAAAAGCTTTCCGACCGCGCGTCCATGGATGATCAGCCACTGA
- a CDS encoding HWE histidine kinase domain-containing protein has translation MDHEKVNILLVDDQPAKLLAYEVILKELGQNLVVAASGREALEYLLKNEVAVILVDVCMPELDGFELAAMIREHPRFQKTAMIFISAIQVSDIDRLRGYEMGAVDYVPVPVIPEVLRAKIRVFVELYRKTRQLERFNADLENRVRARTAELEESHARLLESEQRRSLAIAAGKMGSWDLDWVNGDWMWDEGQYRIFGVDPQTFTVTPASVQALLHPGDIDEFHKAMAQFAKGAGSYEAEFRINRPDGETRWCVGTAAATVDRGGHVVRISGVTVDITERKRAEERQNLLAREVDHRAKNALALAQSIVRLTRGENVKAYVQAVEGRISALARVHTILSLSSWQGAEIGKLVDEELAPYSTGDQIAFGGSDIQLQPATAQTLALALHELVTNSAKYGALSTLSGRLSIKWEIQGNLLQMVWEERDGPLVEKPASRGFGTRSVIASIESQLGGQAEFDWRSEGLICRLSVPLMQDVAPRPINGRQNQAVSGNGAELASRSADA, from the coding sequence ATGGACCATGAAAAAGTAAACATCCTTCTGGTCGACGATCAGCCGGCCAAGCTGCTTGCCTATGAGGTGATTCTCAAGGAGCTTGGCCAAAATCTCGTCGTCGCCGCCTCGGGGCGGGAAGCGCTCGAGTACCTGCTCAAGAACGAAGTGGCCGTCATTCTGGTCGACGTTTGCATGCCGGAGCTGGACGGATTCGAGCTCGCCGCCATGATCCGCGAGCATCCCCGCTTCCAGAAGACCGCGATGATCTTCATTTCGGCGATTCAGGTCAGCGATATCGACCGCCTTCGCGGCTACGAGATGGGTGCGGTGGACTACGTTCCGGTACCGGTCATTCCGGAAGTATTGCGCGCAAAGATCAGGGTGTTCGTCGAACTCTATCGCAAGACCCGGCAGCTGGAGCGGTTCAATGCCGACCTTGAAAATCGCGTTCGCGCCCGCACCGCGGAGCTCGAGGAATCGCACGCGAGACTTCTCGAAAGCGAGCAGCGCCGCAGCCTGGCGATCGCGGCGGGAAAGATGGGTTCCTGGGACTTGGACTGGGTCAACGGGGACTGGATGTGGGACGAAGGGCAATACCGTATCTTCGGCGTCGATCCGCAAACCTTTACGGTGACACCGGCGAGCGTTCAGGCGCTGCTTCATCCCGGTGATATCGACGAGTTCCACAAGGCCATGGCGCAGTTTGCCAAGGGTGCTGGATCGTATGAGGCAGAGTTTCGTATCAATCGGCCGGACGGCGAGACCCGCTGGTGCGTCGGCACGGCGGCGGCGACAGTCGACAGGGGCGGCCACGTGGTGCGCATCAGCGGCGTCACCGTAGACATCACCGAACGGAAGCGGGCGGAAGAACGTCAAAATCTGCTGGCGCGGGAGGTCGATCACCGCGCCAAGAACGCGCTAGCACTGGCGCAATCGATCGTTCGGCTGACGCGAGGCGAAAACGTCAAGGCTTACGTCCAGGCGGTGGAAGGCCGGATCAGTGCCCTGGCGCGGGTGCATACCATCCTCTCTTTGTCGAGCTGGCAGGGCGCGGAGATCGGCAAGCTGGTCGATGAAGAACTCGCGCCCTACTCAACCGGCGATCAGATCGCATTTGGCGGTTCGGACATTCAGCTGCAACCCGCAACCGCGCAAACGCTGGCGCTTGCCCTGCACGAGCTGGTCACCAACTCGGCCAAGTATGGCGCCCTGTCCACGCTGTCCGGTCGGCTATCGATCAAGTGGGAGATCCAGGGGAATCTCCTTCAGATGGTGTGGGAAGAGCGGGATGGTCCGCTGGTCGAGAAGCCGGCATCGCGCGGATTCGGGACGAGAAGCGTGATCGCCAGCATCGAGTCACAGCTGGGCGGCCAAGCCGAGTTCGATTGGCGTTCCGAAGGCCTGATCTGCCGGCTATCGGTTCCGCTCATGCAGGACGTCGCGCCGCGACCGATCAACGGCCGCCAAAATCAGGCTGTCAGCGGCAATGGGGCTGAGCTGGCTTCGAGGTCCGCGGACGCCTGA